In Gimesia benthica, a single window of DNA contains:
- a CDS encoding OmpA/MotB family protein, producing the protein MEDDGPPGVPEWVVTYGDMMSLLLTFFIMLVSLSEIVNDEKYRSILESIQSYTGYRTGPISPPGKYFPMNSMIEQMSMLGAFTDSKARGRGGIKTKALEGKDVRIFRFREGVPVPVGKTLYYGQTQVELDEEGKTKLDEMIPELAGKPNKIELRAHTSVKPLPQDGHYNDKLVLTYQRGREAMLYLIQKGVEAKRIRITAAADYEPPLQTGDEKTQQMDRLDVLLLDAFVDDYVGPRK; encoded by the coding sequence ATGGAAGACGATGGTCCACCGGGAGTCCCCGAATGGGTGGTGACTTACGGTGACATGATGTCGCTGCTGCTGACGTTCTTCATCATGCTGGTTTCACTGAGTGAAATCGTGAATGATGAGAAATACCGGTCGATTCTGGAGTCGATTCAGTCTTACACGGGTTATCGTACCGGCCCCATTTCACCTCCGGGAAAATATTTCCCGATGAACTCGATGATCGAACAGATGAGTATGCTGGGGGCGTTTACCGACAGTAAGGCGCGGGGACGCGGGGGGATCAAGACGAAGGCCCTCGAAGGCAAAGATGTGCGTATCTTCCGCTTCCGGGAAGGTGTGCCGGTTCCCGTCGGGAAGACCCTGTATTATGGTCAGACCCAGGTAGAACTTGACGAGGAAGGTAAAACGAAGCTGGACGAGATGATACCGGAGCTGGCGGGCAAACCGAACAAAATCGAGCTACGGGCTCATACGTCGGTGAAACCTTTGCCTCAGGACGGCCACTACAATGACAAACTGGTACTGACTTACCAGCGAGGGCGAGAGGCTATGCTCTACCTGATCCAGAAAGGAGTCGAGGCCAAACGGATTCGCATTACTGCTGCCGCCGATTACGAGCCTCCCCTGCAGACCGGGGATGAGAAAACGCAGCAGATGGACCGTCTGGATGTGCTGCTGCTGGACGCGTTTGTGGATGACTACGTCGGCCCCCGCAAATAG
- a CDS encoding ribonuclease D — MSSPLIVQQSELVALCDQIQDAGIVAFDTEFVSEFTYRPELSLLQFSFEGRTVAVDPYEVDDLTPWWDIMTDDSTTVVVHGGREEVRFCRHFSGKKPQKLIDLQIAEGLRSRSFPISYTALVARVLGEKAGSKETRTDWRRRPLTDQQIKYALDDVKYVLRIWKIQEKELTDLGRLEWAQAEFQRMIDEVDSEFHRENWRRVSGLHKLKPRELAIVRELFDWRDEVGQDKNQPVRRILRDDLLIELAKRKPKTPQDLTATRDLNRKNMFKLAPQVIQRIEKALQLPNDQLPQLEENPNTQQNQDEQVIGKLLGIALANRCAEMNVSQTLVGTTSDLRHLVRYHVYGEQSDDRPRLMTGWRAEVCGDLLTDVLDGKISMRVADPESDHPLHFERLS, encoded by the coding sequence ATGTCGAGCCCCCTCATTGTGCAGCAGTCGGAATTGGTCGCACTCTGTGATCAGATTCAGGATGCGGGCATCGTTGCATTCGATACGGAATTCGTTTCCGAATTCACTTATCGCCCTGAACTTTCCCTGCTGCAGTTTTCCTTCGAAGGACGCACGGTCGCCGTCGATCCCTACGAAGTGGATGATCTGACTCCCTGGTGGGATATCATGACCGACGATTCCACCACGGTGGTCGTGCACGGCGGACGCGAAGAGGTTCGTTTCTGCCGCCACTTCTCCGGCAAGAAACCACAAAAGCTGATCGACCTGCAAATCGCCGAAGGGCTCCGCTCGCGGAGCTTTCCCATCTCCTATACCGCACTGGTCGCCCGCGTGCTGGGAGAAAAAGCGGGCAGTAAAGAGACCCGCACGGACTGGCGCCGCAGACCACTCACTGACCAGCAGATCAAATACGCTCTCGACGACGTCAAGTACGTACTGCGCATCTGGAAGATCCAGGAAAAAGAATTAACGGACCTGGGCCGTCTGGAGTGGGCCCAGGCGGAATTTCAACGGATGATCGATGAAGTCGATTCCGAATTTCACCGCGAAAACTGGCGCCGCGTTTCCGGGTTGCACAAACTGAAGCCGCGCGAACTGGCCATCGTCCGCGAACTCTTTGACTGGCGCGATGAAGTTGGCCAGGACAAGAACCAGCCGGTCCGTCGGATTCTCCGCGACGACCTGTTAATCGAACTGGCCAAACGCAAACCCAAGACACCACAGGACCTGACCGCCACCCGCGATCTCAATCGCAAGAACATGTTCAAGCTTGCTCCCCAGGTCATTCAACGAATTGAGAAAGCCCTGCAGCTTCCCAATGACCAGCTTCCGCAATTGGAGGAAAATCCCAATACGCAGCAGAATCAGGATGAGCAGGTGATCGGTAAACTGCTGGGTATTGCCCTGGCGAACCGTTGTGCCGAGATGAATGTTTCCCAGACGCTGGTGGGAACGACATCCGATTTAAGGCACCTGGTCCGCTATCATGTGTATGGAGAGCAGAGCGACGACAGGCCTCGCCTGATGACAGGCTGGCGAGCGGAAGTCTGCGGTGATCTGCTCACTGACGTCCTGGACGGCAAGATCTCCATGCGTGTCGCCGATCCGGAATCGGATCATCCGCTGCATTTCGAAAGACTCAGCTAG
- a CDS encoding FtsB/FtsL family cell division protein, with the protein MTHRQHQNEETGIGWMISLTFWLLLFLAASLFAAVVLSPRYLAYLELRNEYLSNQVQLVTLENQVEYLKQIAHSLEHDPEFRSEVARVDFDAVRPGEERIAVDPDLALDLPQWNPRQRIPVTSRAWYVPMLSMVSENHKVRSSLLLTAGVIVLLSFTFLHESQSHQLEHVTRSTKDFVSLFLSRYRVSESEADED; encoded by the coding sequence GTGACTCACAGACAGCACCAGAACGAAGAAACCGGGATCGGCTGGATGATCTCGCTGACATTCTGGCTGCTGTTATTCCTCGCCGCGAGCCTGTTCGCTGCGGTTGTCCTTTCGCCGCGGTACCTGGCCTACCTTGAGCTACGGAATGAGTATCTCTCGAACCAGGTCCAGCTGGTGACGCTGGAAAATCAGGTTGAATACCTGAAACAGATCGCCCATTCGCTGGAACATGATCCTGAGTTTCGCTCTGAAGTCGCGCGGGTCGACTTTGATGCCGTTCGACCGGGTGAAGAGCGCATTGCCGTCGATCCCGATCTGGCCCTGGATCTGCCTCAATGGAATCCGCGTCAGAGAATCCCGGTCACCAGTCGCGCCTGGTACGTACCCATGTTGAGCATGGTCAGTGAAAATCACAAGGTGCGATCCTCTCTATTGCTGACCGCCGGGGTGATCGTACTGCTGTCCTTTACGTTTCTGCATGAATCACAGTCCCATCAGCTGGAGCACGTAACCCGTTCCACTAAAGACTTTGTGTCGCTGTTCCTCTCTCGATACCGCGTCTCGGAATCGGAAGCTGATGAGGACTGA
- the lnt gene encoding apolipoprotein N-acyltransferase, translated as MSQEANAALVIGLDTVSAGDKRVEQYNSAAFVRPDVGITSRYDKIHRVPFGEYTPLRDTLPFLQVLTPLGASFGIEPGKHAANFEYRDWNFAPVICFEDTVPQLVRSVMNQSATVESPSAPIDCLVNLTNDGWFHGSSELDQHLITASFRCVENRTPMVRAVNTGISAVIDGDGMIVEPDVFIDGDNQGRKSFVNPKTGRWNKSMNAVVIDTVPLDNRTSLYTKYGDWFAGFCCFSALFVFFMGLLLRKQKTAAA; from the coding sequence ATGAGCCAGGAAGCGAACGCTGCACTGGTGATTGGACTCGACACGGTCTCTGCCGGTGACAAGCGTGTGGAGCAGTATAATTCCGCAGCCTTTGTGCGACCTGATGTCGGGATTACTTCCCGCTATGACAAGATTCACCGGGTCCCGTTCGGTGAGTATACACCCTTACGCGACACCCTGCCTTTCCTGCAGGTCCTCACTCCTTTAGGGGCCTCTTTCGGAATTGAACCCGGGAAGCATGCGGCAAACTTTGAATACCGGGACTGGAACTTCGCTCCGGTGATCTGTTTCGAAGATACCGTTCCCCAACTGGTTCGCTCGGTCATGAATCAGTCAGCGACGGTAGAGTCACCCTCGGCCCCGATCGACTGCCTGGTCAACCTGACCAATGACGGCTGGTTCCATGGCTCCAGTGAGCTGGATCAGCACCTGATTACCGCTTCGTTCCGCTGCGTAGAGAACCGGACACCGATGGTGCGTGCCGTGAATACAGGGATCTCGGCTGTCATCGATGGTGACGGCATGATTGTTGAGCCTGATGTCTTCATTGATGGTGATAATCAGGGTCGAAAATCGTTTGTGAATCCGAAGACCGGGCGGTGGAACAAATCGATGAATGCGGTTGTCATCGATACGGTTCCCCTGGATAACCGGACCAGCCTGTATACGAAATACGGCGACTGGTTTGCGGGCTTCTGCTGCTTTAGTGCCCTGTTTGTCTTCTTTATGGGGTTGTTGCTGCGAAAGCAGAAAACTGCTGCTGCCTGA
- a CDS encoding DUF4339 domain-containing protein — protein MAQDSWYYRQSEETTSGPISFEELFSMAHEGKLTPQMEVRVGEGGNWFSAADIGGLFDSSESEETELSLDDFSIVDSSFGMEENTNLPSMEGFSIVEEEDKLSSELESQLPRFATLEAVRSKHQKVQWYCRVLNHELGPMSADDLMQMLFDGELAPNDEVKSSAEPEWVPARTVVFLSSSGSDLDVIDAEDMDADQIVPTSGETETEEAEADVSESSRKKKSKKKQAKEEEKKAAEPPKPPILKMRSRQKWYCKLGGMGYGPIEAHKIKMWAEQQRVEPTDLLKLGRKGEWFEAWQIEALQLKKPEPKKEEAAAPAETESADATPTAATPAAAVPPPASSPAASPAPMAATPPPSRPAKPQIKVARSNPFEALGPMMDPKILGGVGGAIVLAAILYFVPLGDLFAPGGDAELAKFKAIHQEFLALQQKQASDAEWSSFKNKVKSEMDPLIKELETSAGSDRPQLQQMLWAGRDYLPGMLDNARTEPSPDQEKFEKHLKEAERIINE, from the coding sequence ATGGCACAGGACAGCTGGTATTACAGGCAGTCAGAAGAAACAACATCTGGTCCCATCTCTTTCGAAGAGCTGTTTTCCATGGCTCATGAAGGAAAGCTGACGCCACAAATGGAGGTCAGAGTCGGTGAGGGCGGGAACTGGTTCTCCGCAGCAGACATTGGAGGGTTGTTTGACTCAAGCGAGTCAGAGGAGACCGAACTCTCTCTGGACGATTTTTCGATCGTGGACTCTTCGTTTGGGATGGAGGAGAATACGAATCTGCCCTCAATGGAAGGTTTCTCAATCGTCGAAGAGGAAGATAAACTTTCTTCTGAGCTCGAATCTCAGCTCCCCCGCTTTGCCACTTTGGAAGCCGTGCGGAGCAAGCATCAGAAAGTGCAGTGGTACTGCCGGGTACTGAATCATGAACTCGGGCCGATGTCAGCCGATGATCTGATGCAGATGCTGTTCGATGGCGAACTGGCACCGAACGATGAGGTGAAGTCATCTGCAGAACCGGAGTGGGTTCCCGCGCGAACGGTGGTCTTCTTGAGTTCATCGGGAAGTGACCTGGACGTTATTGATGCGGAAGATATGGACGCAGACCAGATCGTACCGACTTCCGGCGAAACGGAGACCGAAGAGGCAGAAGCGGATGTTTCTGAATCATCCAGGAAAAAGAAAAGCAAGAAAAAGCAAGCAAAAGAAGAAGAGAAGAAAGCAGCAGAGCCACCCAAGCCACCGATCCTGAAGATGCGGTCCCGTCAGAAATGGTACTGCAAACTGGGAGGCATGGGTTACGGTCCAATCGAAGCACACAAAATCAAAATGTGGGCGGAGCAGCAGCGTGTCGAACCCACCGATTTGCTCAAGCTGGGCAGAAAAGGGGAGTGGTTTGAAGCCTGGCAGATTGAAGCGCTGCAGTTGAAAAAGCCCGAGCCAAAGAAAGAGGAAGCAGCAGCTCCCGCGGAAACGGAGAGCGCTGATGCGACGCCCACAGCGGCAACTCCCGCTGCCGCTGTTCCACCGCCGGCCAGTAGTCCTGCTGCCTCTCCTGCTCCGATGGCAGCGACTCCTCCCCCGTCCCGTCCCGCCAAGCCGCAGATTAAAGTCGCCCGTTCCAATCCATTCGAGGCGCTGGGGCCCATGATGGATCCCAAAATTCTGGGAGGTGTAGGCGGAGCGATCGTATTGGCTGCAATTCTGTACTTCGTCCCACTGGGAGACCTGTTTGCCCCCGGCGGAGATGCTGAACTGGCCAAGTTCAAAGCGATCCACCAGGAATTTCTGGCACTGCAACAGAAGCAGGCCAGCGATGCCGAGTGGTCCAGTTTCAAGAACAAGGTCAAATCAGAGATGGATCCCCTGATCAAAGAGCTCGAAACGAGTGCCGGTTCTGATCGCCCTCAGCTCCAGCAGATGCTCTGGGCGGGTCGCGATTATCTGCCCGGGATGCTGGACAATGCGCGGACCGAACCAAGTCCCGACCAGGAAAAATTTGAGAAGCATCTCAAAGAGGCAGAACGCATTATTAATGAGTGA